The Daucus carota subsp. sativus chromosome 9, DH1 v3.0, whole genome shotgun sequence genome window below encodes:
- the LOC108202568 gene encoding heat shock protein 90-5, chloroplastic, protein MAPVLSRSLVSSPIASLPSFSVKSGANKVVSLRSAFLPQRGFKNGFSCGGLKWKLERRESGVVVRCEAAVAEKEASETSEGETHEYQAEVTRLLDLIVHSLYSNKEIFLRELVSNASDALDKLRFLSVTEPSLLGDAGELEIRIRPDPDNGTITITDTGIGMTKEELIDCLGTIAQSGTSKFLAALKENKDKDVGADNALIGQFGVGFYSAFLVAEKVVVSTKSPKSDKQYIWEAAAESSKYVIKEETDPEKMLRRGTQITLYLRSDDKYEYTEPTKIQNLVKNYSQFVSFPIYTWQEKSRTIEVEEEEEPKEGEEAKPEEEKKKIKKTKTEKYWDWELANETKPIWMRSPKEVEKEQYQEFYKKTFSEFLDPLAYTHFTTEGEVEFRSVLYIPGMAPMNNEDITNPKTKNIRLYVKRVFISDDFDGELFPRYLSFVKGVVDSNDLPLNVSREILQESRIVRIMRKRLVRKAFDMMQDLADKEDKEDYKKFWENFGKFVKLGCIEDSGNHKRITPLLRFISSKSEEDLISLDDYVENMGENQKAIYYLATDSLKSAKNAPFLEKLVQKDIEVLYLVEPIDEVAIQNLQTYKEKKFVDISKEDLELGDEDEVKERETKQEYNVLCDWIKQQLGDKVAKVQVSNRLSSSPCVLVSGKFGWSANMERLMKAQTLGDTSSLEFMRGRRILEVNPDHPIIKDLNAACKNSPDSTEAIRAVDLLYDTALISSGFSPDSPAELGNKIYEMMAIALGGRWGRLEDEAEAVSEDTSTGSDGSSVDTAETEVVEPSEVRAEADPWSS, encoded by the exons ATGGCTCCTGTGCTTAGTAGAAGCCTTGTTTCATCTCCTATTGCTTCACTGCCTTCATTTTCAGTGAAGAGTGGGGCTAATAAAGTGGTGAGTTTGAGGAGTGCTTTCTTGCCTCAAAGGGGGTTCAAGAATGGGTTTTCTTGTGGGGGGCTGAAGTGGAAATTGGAGAGGAGGGAGAGTGGAGTTGTGGTGAGGTGTGAGGCTGCTGTGGCTGAGAAAGAAGCTTCTGAGACTTCTGAGGGGGAGACCCATGAGTATCAAGCTGAG GTGACTCGTCTGCTGGATTTGATAGTTCACAGTCTATACAGCAACAAAGAGATTTTTCTGAGGGAGCTTGTTAG TAATGCAAGTGATGCTCTAGATAAGTTGAGGTTCTTAAGTGTGACTGAGCCTTCTTTACTTGGGGATGCTGGTGAACTAGAAATCCGTATTCGACCTGACCCGGACAATGGGACCATCACTATCAC AGACACTGGTATTGGAATGACCAAAGAGGAGCTTATAGATTGTTTGGGAACTATTGCTCAGAGTGGTACTTCAAAATTCTTAGCTGCTCTCAAG GAAAACAAGGACAAGGATGTTGGAGCCGATAATGCTTTGATTGGTCAATTTGGTGTTGGTTTTTACTCAGCATTTTTGGTCGCTGAGAAG GTAGTTGTCTCCACTAAGAGCCCGAAGTCCGATAAGCAGTACATTTGGGAAGCAGCAGCAGAAAGTAGTAAATACGTGATTAAGGAAGAAACAGATCCTGAAAAAATGCTGCGTCGGGGAACCCAAATCACGCTTTATTTGAGG TCAGATGACAAGTATGAATACACGGAACCAACCAAGATACAGAATCTGGTGAAAAACTACTCGCAATTTGTTTCCTTCCCCATCTACACATGGCAAGAAAAGTCAAGGACTATAGAG GTAGAAGAGGAGGAGGAACCAAAAGAGGGCGAAGAAGCAAAACCAGAG gaagagaaaaagaagattAAAAAGACCAAAACCGAGAAATACTGGGACTGGGAATTGGCCAATGAAACAAAACCTATATGG ATGAGGAGCCCAAAGGAAGTTGAGAAGGAGCAATACCAAGAATTTTACAAAAAGACCTTCAGTGAGTTTTTAGATCCACTCGCATACACTCATTTTACAACAGAG GGTGAAGTGGAGTTTAGAAGTGTGCTTTATATCCCTGGAATGGCACCCATGAACAATGAAGATATTACAAAtcctaaaacaaaaaatatacgTCTCTACGTGAAGCGTGTATTTATCTCGGATGATTTTGATGGCGAGTTG TTCCCAAGATACTTGAGCTTTGTTAAGGGTGTGGTGGATTCAAATGACCTCCCTCTTAATGTTTCACGAGAAATCCTCCAAGAAAGTCGAATT GTAAGAATTATGAGAAAGAGGCTAGTTAGGAAAGCGTTTGACATGATGCAAGATCTTGCCGACAAAGAGGATAAAGAG GATTACAAAAAATTCTGGGAGAATTTTGGTAAATTTGTGAAGCTAGGATGCATCGAGGACTCTGGCAACCACAAACGAATAACACCCCTACTTCGGTTTATTTCATCTAAAAGTGAAGAGGATTTGATAAGCTTGGATGATTATGTTGAGAACATGGGTGAGAACCAAAAGGCAATATATTATTTGGCAACAGACAGCCTGAAAAGTGCCAAGAATGCCCCTTTCTTAGAGAAGCTGGTCCAGAAGGACATTGAG GTACTTTATCTAGTTGAACCTATTGATGAAGTTGCTATCCAAAATCTACAAACATACAAGGAAAAGAAATTTGTTGATATCAGCAAGGAAGACTTGGAGCTTG GTGATGAGGATGAAGTCAAAGAAAGGGAAACTAAGCAGGAGTATAATGTTCTTTGTGACTGGATAAAGCAACAACTTGGTGACAAAGTAGCTAAAGTCCAAGTCTCAAATCGCCTAAGCTCCTCACCATGTGTTTTGGTTTCTGGAAAGTTTGGCTGGTCTGCAAATATGGAAAG GCTGATGAAGGCGCAGACTCTTGGGGACACTTCCAGCTTGGAGTTCATGAGGGGAAGAAGGATATTGGAAGTTAATCCTGATCATCCCATCATCAAGGACCTAAAT GCTGCATGTAAGAATTCACCTGATAGCACTGAAGCCATCAGAGCCGTTGACCTTCTATATGATACAGCACTGATCTCCAGCGGATTCTCT CCCGACAGTCCGGCTGAATTGGGAAACAAGATTTACGAGATGATGGCCATAGCCCTTGGAGGAAGGTGGGGCAGATTGGAAGATGAAGCAGAAGCAGTCTCTGAAGATACTTCTACAGGATCAGATGGCAGCTCTGTTGATACCGCTGAAACTGAAGTTGTGGAACCATCAGAAGTTAGAGCTGAGGCTGATCCATGGAGTTCTTAG
- the LOC135149613 gene encoding uncharacterized protein LOC135149613, which produces MDSSGSGSSIPQPSHAAGRKRRGSGSALDDFLRERLSKIQQRGDTNSGLNPKAGHETTRTPLFTVDKSSFIDIPSDQNVLRNTRTPLCSVDPNSLFTEPSHQHDPNKTFTGPLDHNAVPKKSAVEFASYGTVNSIAFQNQNDKENIPFSTPQQGNSGSIRKSRGPSVQTILDRKSDALSTSTKTPETKKRGRGPGVNKLFNSLQDKSGSSGGIHQETKKRVRGLGAKTLARQKLAQDAQDASVQSASQKHYHQSSPDMLGSETPKSALTFQQFSSNGKNSTPEQHSSHTGPNRNGHTQKTSIPSSFLKEFGRDDCRRNFCPISGASTSGVKDLRREFDNALEQSDFVEEVFQHDQDDITNDPDMWSGYCTLGPPNATCATCRAVMWDMERNNKSNRNAAPSFSLCCKSGQVILPLEDHPPEPLASLLNGGPKSPHFRQNIRVYNCMFAMCSSGGKVDHKINRGGAPFCFKIRGQNMHFIGSLIPEEGSKPKFCQLYIYDTDNENSNRIGAVGSNTDDVDMEIVEGLTRMLDENNKLVRYFRSARQRHKSGDQTEFKLILISSQAQNGRPNIIGPSNEVAGLIVNASADTAGCRDTVCQTKQGHLKRVFETDPFFMQLQFPLLFPLGEDGYHTRIPLRKTKKRSLQIEDAVDHEGERKIRDHVSMKEYYSSKLMIRLNEGLTPHLGGRLWQQYVIDAFTAMEQYRLDWISRNQTTIRSDLYTSVRDAVRRGDNDPSHVGKCVILPASFTGSKRYMSQYFKDSLALCRSIGHPSLFLTMTTNTKWPEIQEMMKNLPGVNVADAPDVVARVFKLKLDQLIELIKKKNFFGRLMHVIEFQKRGLPHAHMLIWLDDRDKPKTAEQIDKLVSAEIPDEHEDSIGYNAVKNYMIHGPCGKDATYSACMVNGRCARHFPKRYSGVTCFDESGFPIYRRRNTGRTVLRKGHVLDNKFVVPYNRELLLRFQCHINLEICNNSRSLKYLFKYCLKGHDTATMLIKRKNDNSTKTASPASKSKVFDEVKHYLDGRYVCASEAAWRIFGFDIHSRWPSVDRLPIHLPESKYVSFKTGDSLQTVCNRADAKLSKLEAWFVANQKLPEARNYTYAEFPSYFTWLPRECKWKYRQRGEVVGRLSEVHPTAGDLLYLRMLLLRKKGCTKFEDLRTIDGVLYETYKEACGALGLLQNDKQWHDALSENAHSSFPHQIREMFVNILSYSSVADPHLLWKSHWKCMSEDILVKRRNATGNFELELTEADIQNYALAEIEKLFSDIGKSLRDFPDMPFPAEVYISSDTNRLIAEETSYNVREMKEKHDINCEKLNTEQKIVHDAVLKSVDMKEGGLFFVHGSGGCGKTFLWQTIISALRSKRQIVLPVASSGIAATLLPGGRTAHSRFHIPLKLDQYSSAGIKHGTEIAELLQSTDLIIWDEAPMQHRYAFECVDRSIRDIMAAVNPERAKKPFGGITVVFGGDFRQILPVIPKAGRPDIVGASLNNSRLWEHCKVFLLFRNMRLHAGNTDEQNRVIREFSDWQLKVGDGKVDPISFKENVSEVLFRLPAQHVLHSDDKPIQKLIDVVYPDFANNCSSSEYFSRRAILTPTNVVVDDINYAILEKLPGETYTYLSQDSLEDQGVEENDFDESFPIEYLNSLNLPCIPKHELKVKIGTPVMLMRNLNQINGLCNGTRMIVTGCKKNTIECEIMSGSHAGKKHLIPRIEMIPTETPWPFDFKRTQFPIQICFAMTINKSQGQSMDVVGLFLPRPVFCHGQLYVAISRVTSAAGLHILVINDEGKTSDVTSNVVFPEVFYNIPSVSSEY; this is translated from the exons ATGGACAGTAGTGGATCCGGGAGTAGTATCCCTCAACCTTCACATGCTGCAG GTAGAAAACGGCGAGGGAGTGGTTCAGCACTTGATGATTTTTTGCGTGAGAGGTTGTCAAAAATACAGCAGCGAGGCGATACTAATTCAGGTCTGAATCCGAAAGCAGGACATG AAACGACAAGGACTCCACTGTTTACCGTTGATAAAAGCAGTTTCATCGACATACCAAGTGATCAGAATG TCTTGCGAAATACAAGGACACCACTATGCAGCGTAGACCCAAACAGTTTATTCACTGAACCAAGTCATCAACACG ATCCAAACAAAACTTTCACTGGACCACTTGATCATAATGCCGTACCAAAAAAGAGTGCTGTCGAATTCGCCTCCTATGGTACTGTCAACTCAATTGCTTTCCAAAATCAGAATGACAAAGAGAACATTCCATTTTCTACACCTCAACAAGGAAATTCAG GTTCCATTCGTAAATCTAGAGGGCCAAGCGTCCAAACAATACTTGATCGCAAAAGTGATGCTCTTTCAACGTCAACCAAAACTCCAG AAACCAAGAAACGAGGTCGCGGACCTGGTGTAAACAAACTATTTAACAGTCTGCAAGACAAgagtggttcttccggaggtaTTCATCAGG aaacaaaaaaaagagTCAGGGGACTCGGAGCCAAAACACTTGCAAGGCAGAAGCTTGCACAAGATGCTCAGGATGCCAGTGTGCAGTCTGCTTCACAGAAACATT ATCATCAATCATCTCCTGATATGCTAG GGTCGGAAACTCCTAAAAGTGCGCTCACATTCCAACAATTTTCGTCGAATGGTAAAAACTCTACACCTGAGCAACATAGTTCACACACAGGACCGAATAGGAATGGACACACTCAAAAAACCTCCATACCTTCATCTTTCCTCAAAGAGTTTGGCAGAGATG ACTGCCGTAGAAATTTTTGTCCTATTTCCGGTGCATCTACTTCTGGTGTGAAAGATCTACGGCGTGAATTTGACAATGCACTGGAGCAATCTGATTTTGTTGAGGAAGTGTTTCAGCACG ACCAAGATGACATTACCAATGATCCTGACATGTGGAGTGGGTACTGCACCCTTGGACCTCCTAATGCTACATGTGCCACATGTCGTGCTGTAATGTGGGATATGGAACGCAACAACAAATCTAATCGGAATGCTGCTCCTTCCTTCTCACTATGCTGCAAGAGTGGCCAGGTTATACTACCTTTAGAAGATCACCCTCCAGAACCTTTGGCATCTCTGCTAAATGGTGGTCCGAAATCGCCTCATTTCCGTCAGAATATAAGGGTATATAACTGCATGTTTGCAATGTGTTCGAGTGGCGGCAAGGTGGATCATAAGATAAACAGGGGAGGTGCACCATTTTGCTTCAAAATTAGGGGTCAAAATATGCATTTTATTGGTAGCCTTATCCCCGAAGAAGGTtctaaaccaaaattttgtcaGCTTTATATATATGACACCGATAATGAAAACAGTAATCGAATTGGAGCAGTCGGTTCAAATACAGATGATGTGGACATGGAGATAGTTGAAGGTTTAACCAGGATGCTTGATGAAAACAACAAGTTGGTACGTTACTTCCGATCTGCACGTCAGAGACACAAGAGTGGTGATCAAACGGAGTTCAAGTTGATCCTTATCTCCTCCCAGGCCCAGAATGGCAGACCAAATATCATTGGACCGTCTAACGAGGTTGCTGGACTGATAGTAAATGCAAGTGCAGACACAGCCGGGTGCAGAGACACCGTTTGTCAAACTAAACAAGGTCATCTCAAAAGAGTTTTTGAGACGGATCCTTTCTTTATGCAGTTACAGTTCCCACTGTTGTTTCCACTTGGGGAGGATGGATACCACACTCGAATTCCTTTGAGAAAGACTAAGAAAAGAAGTTTACAAATAGAGGATGCTGTTGATCATGAAGGGGAGAGAAAAATCAGGGATCATGTATCCATGAAAGAGTATTATTCATCCAAACTCATGATACGTCTTAATGAAG GATTAACTCCGCACCTCGGAGGGAGGTTATGGCAGCAATATGTTATTGACGCTTTTACCGCAATGGAACAGTACAGGCTTGATTGGATTTCGAGAAATCAGACTACCATCCGTTCTGATCTTTATACATCTGTACGCGATGCCGTACGTCGCGGAGATAATGATCCATCACACGTTGGTAAATGTGTGATACTTCCTGCTTCCTTCACAGGCTCCAAACGATACATGTCACAGTACTTCAAGGATTCGCTGGCCCTGTGTCGCAGTATTGGTCATCCATCATTATTTTTGACAATGACTACAAATACAAAATGGCCAGAGATACAAGAGATGATGAAAAATCTCCCGGGTGTGAATGTGGCTGATGCTCCAGATGTCGTTGCACGTGTCTTTAAACTGAAGCTTGACCAGCTAATAGAGCTCATTAAGAAAAAAAACTTCTTTGGGCGGT TGATGCATGTCATTGAATTTCAAAAACGTGGACTGCCACATGCTCATATGTTAATTTGGCTGGACGACAGAGATAAGCCTAAGACCGCGGAGCAAATTGATAAGCTGGTAAGTGCAGAAATACCAGATGAGCATGAGGATAGTATTGGATATAATGCGGTTAAGAATTATATGATCCATGGTCCATGTGGGAAAGATGCAACTTATTCTGCTTGCATGGTCAATGGCAGATGTGCACGACATTTTCCCAAGAG GTATAGTGGAGTTACATGTTTTGATGAATCAGGATTTCCCATATACAGGCGTCGCAACACTGGAAGGACTGTTTTGAGAAAAGGTCATGTCCTTGATAATAAATTTGTTGTTCCGTATAACAGAGAATTGTTGCTTCGTTTTCAGTGTCACATCAACTTAGAAATATGTAATAATTCACGATCTTTGAAGTACTTATTTAAGTATTGCCTCAAAGGGCATGACACTGCCACAATGCTGATAAAACGGAAGAATGATAATTCAACAAAAACAGCATCACCAGCCTCAAAATCCAAGGTATTTGATGAAGTTAAACATTACTTGGATGGTCGGTACGTATGTGCATCTGAAGCTGCATGGAGGATATTTGGTTTTGATATTCATTCTAGATGGCCATCTGTTGATCGTCTACCAATACATCTACCAGAGAGCAAATACGTGAGTTTCAAGACGGGAGATTCCCTGCAAACCGTATGCAATCGTGCAGATGCAAAATTGAGCAAACTAGAGGCTTGGTTTGTAGCAAATCAAAAGCTTCCAGAGGCTAGGAATTACACATATGCTGAGTTTCCTTCCTATTTTACATGGCTCCCCAGAGAGTGCAAGTGGAAATATAGGCAGAGAGGCGAAGTTGTTGGCCGGCTATCGGAAGTTCATCCAACTGCTGGTGACCTCCTCTATCTTAGAATGTTGTTGTTAAGAAAAAAAGGCTGCACTAAATTTGAGGATCTTCGCACTATCGATGGAGTGTTGTATGAGACATATAAAGAGGCATGTGGTGCTTTGGGATTGCTTCAGAATGATAAACAATGGCATGATGCTTTGTCTGAGAATGCACACTCATCGTTTCCTCATCAGATCAGAGAGATGTTTGTGAACATCCTATCTTACAGTTCAGTTGCCGATCCACATTTGCTATGGAAGAGTCACTGGAAGTGCATGTCAGAAGACATTTTAGTGAAGCGCCGAAATGCCACTGGTAATTTTGAACTAGAACTTACAGAGGCCGACATCCAGAATTATGCTCTTGCAG AAATTGAGAAGCTCTTTAGTGATATTGGAAAAAGTCTGAGGGACTTCCCTGATATGCCATTCCCTGCAGAAGTATATATTTCATCTGATACCAACCGTCTCATCGCAGAAGAAACTTCTTATAATGTTAGGGAAATGAAGGAAAAGCACGACATTAATTGTGAAAAACTAAATACAGAGCAGAAAATTGTTCACGATGCAGTACTAAAGTCTGTTGATATGAAGGAAGGTGGTCTTTTTTTTGTACACGGATCTGGCGGGTGTGGTAAGACTTTCCTATGGCAGACCATAATTTCCGCCCTTCGTTCCAAACGTCAGATTGTTCTCCCTGTGGCATCTTCGGGAATTGCTGCAACTCTTCTCCCAGGTGGTAGGACCGCTCATTCTCGCTTCCATATACCTCTCAAGCTTGATCAGTACTCTTCAGCTGGAATAAAACATGGAACCGAAATTGCAGAACTTCTTCAAAGTACTGATTTAATCATTTGGGACGAGGCTCCTATGCAGCATCGGTATGCGTTTGAGTGTGTGGACCGCAGCATACGGGATATAATGGCTGCTGTTAATCCGGAAAGAGCTAAAAAACCTTTTGGAGGCATAACTGTTGTTTTTGGAGGCGATTTTCGTCAGATCTTACCGGTTATCCCCAAGGCAGGTAGACCAGATATTGTTGGTGCTTCTCTGAATAATTCTCGATTATGGGAACATTGCAAGGTCTTCCTTCTATTTCGTAACATGCGTTTGCATGCTGGCAACACCGATGAGCAAAACCGGGTGATTAGGGAGTTTAGTGACTGGCAGTTAAAAGTTGGAGATGGGAAGGTCGATCCAATTAGCTTCAAGGAAAATGTTTCAGAGGTATTATTTAGATTACCTGCTCAACATGTTCTTCACTCTGACGACAAACCAATACAAAAGCTTATCGATGTTGTCTATCCAGATTTCGCAAACAACTGTTCCTCTTCTGAGTATTTTAGCAGACGCGCCATTCTTACGCCAACAAATGTGGTGGTTGATGACATAAATTACGCCATTCTTGAAAAGCTTCCTGGAGAGACATATACGTACCTTAGTCAGGACTCATTAGAAGATCAGGGTGTTGAAGAGAATGATTTTGACGAGTCATTCCCCATTGAATATCTTAATTCACTGAACCTGCCTTGCATTCCTAAGCATGAATTGAAGGTAAAAATTGGTACTCCGGTTATGTTGATGAGGAACTTAAACCAGATAAACGGTCTTTGCAACGGAACTCGGATGATAGTCACTGGATGCAAGAAGAACACTATTGAGTGTGAAATAATGTCCGGTTCCCATGCTGGTAAAAAGCATCTGATACCCCGCATAGAAATGATTCCCACAGAGACACCTTGGCCTTTTGATTTTAAGCGAACTCagtttcccattcagatttgtTTTGCGATGACCATAAATAAGAGTCAGGGTCAATCAATGGATGTAGTTGGTTTATTCTTGCCTAGACCTGTCTTCTGCCATGGCCAGCTTTACGTTGCAATTTCCCGGGTCACTTCCGCAGCAGGTCTTCATATATTGGTCATAAACGACGAGGGCAAGACATCGGATGTCACCTCTAATGTTGTTTTCCCTGAAGTTTTCTACAACATACCGTCTGTCAGTTCGGAGTACTAA